The genomic interval GCATTTATACAAACTCTTTTGGCTGAATAATTAAACAAACGTAATACATTCTGTAATTTGTTTTGGCGAATAACTTCTTTCGTTACCGAGCCAAGAATATCGTCTTTTTTTATATTGAGGACTTCATGCACTAAAAATTGAATAAGAATCGCGCACCTTTTAAAAGCTTCATATTTCAAAAAATTAACCGGATATTTTCGTTCAATTCCACACAAAACAGATTTATAAATATTTATGATTTCATCGCCAGACAAAGGCTGGTTTACGTTAATAAGACTTATGTCAGGTATATTTCCAAGTGGGAAAAATCTGGACACTGTGTCGATATTTCTTTCAACTATCTCAAGGGATTCTTTAGATAAATGTAAAATTTGATGTTTTTTTTTAAATAAGCTGGAGATTTTATTTAGATATTCTTTCGATTTGGTACTTAATTGTGTCGGATTTCTTTCATTGCTAGAGACAGTGTTTGTCTCTGAAAATGAAACAGAAGGTATTTCTGAGTAGATTTTGTCAACTGAAATAAATCGTTTTTTTGCAAGATCGGGAAACAATTGTTTTCGGGTTGTTTCAATCGCATTAAGAAGTAAAGGTTTTAAATGGGATTCATCAAAATCATTATTTACTAAATATTCTACTATGTCCGGTGAATTAAGCACAGATTGGATTAAAGTGATGTTTTCAGTTTCAGAAGAAATGCCACGACTTTTCAATTTTGCACATAATAGGTTTGAGCATAGATTGAAAGCACAATCGTATTTCCCTTGAAATTTCTTATGATTTTCCATATACACCTCAAAATTTAAAAAACTAAATATGAGGATTAATGATTAAAAACCGGAAAGGTAAATAAGATTTTAAAATTATTTTTGCGAATCAACTGATTTACCTTTGAAAATTGCTTCAATTTCTTCTTTGGAAAAAGCTTTTCCTTCGCCAATTCCAGGGCATTCATCTTCAATCATAAACCAGCGTTTTTCTGTTTTTAGGTTTTGCGGCCAAAAGGGGAATGTGCGGCATTGAATAGGTCTTACAGGGTAAATTGAACATTTCTGATCTTTGAGAAAAATACAGTCTTCTCCATCACGATCAATGAGGCAAAGATATTTTCCTTCTTTCCGTGTAAACTGCTTTAAAAATTCATCTACAGAAATTTTTAAATGTTTGGCGATCGGTTTTATTTCAACCTCGCGTATAACAACAAAGCC from Calditrichota bacterium carries:
- a CDS encoding YkgJ family cysteine cluster protein, which encodes MPRINIKTPIYFKCKDDCSNCCKISGGFVVIREVEIKPIAKHLKISVDEFLKQFTRKEGKYLCLIDRDGEDCIFLKDQKCSIYPVRPIQCRTFPFWPQNLKTEKRWFMIEDECPGIGEGKAFSKEEIEAIFKGKSVDSQK